The Peribacillus sp. FSL E2-0218 genome contains a region encoding:
- a CDS encoding HD domain-containing phosphohydrolase has product MKILAISCEIRDPSIEEHLSRVQTLSEKLVIVHNRRMQLGMSERDIHHIAHASILHDIGKAEIPEGILYKPGPLSPYERTIIEMHPLMGADILNKISREINNEFISSLEVAENIILYHHEKWDGTGYPHHLKGEEIPLEARITAIVDVFDALTSRRAYKDSWSVGRALSFLNEQKGKHFDPDMVESFFECFVERE; this is encoded by the coding sequence TTGAAGATCCTCGCCATTTCATGCGAAATTCGCGATCCAAGCATAGAGGAGCATTTATCGAGAGTGCAAACTTTAAGTGAAAAGCTTGTAATCGTACATAATAGGCGAATGCAACTGGGGATGTCTGAAAGAGATATTCATCATATCGCTCATGCGAGTATTCTGCATGATATCGGCAAGGCGGAGATTCCTGAAGGGATCCTATATAAACCTGGTCCATTGTCTCCGTATGAACGAACCATCATTGAGATGCATCCATTAATGGGAGCCGATATTTTGAATAAGATCTCTCGGGAAATAAACAATGAGTTCATCAGCAGTCTCGAAGTGGCGGAAAATATTATCCTCTATCATCATGAAAAATGGGATGGGACGGGATACCCCCATCATTTGAAAGGGGAGGAGATTCCATTGGAAGCAAGGATCACTGCGATTGTGGATGTGTTCGATGCCCTGACAAGCAGAAGGGCGTATAAAGACTCTTGGTCAGTGGGACGGGCATTATCCTTCTTGAACGAACAAAAAGGAAAGCATTTCGATCCAGACATGGTAGAGTCTTTCTTTGAATGTTTCGTCGAAAGGGAATAA
- a CDS encoding PAS domain S-box protein: MKGKSVLPIELAGYLKLGDAVIITDQDHRILDINRYYEQTTGYTRDSIIGFKAGFLKSGITPATTYTSLKNELRNGNPWSGVLTNRKKSGDVWHSSITITPVQVKNKSYFVGVFRELEQLK, from the coding sequence TTGAAAGGGAAATCTGTACTGCCAATTGAATTGGCGGGATATTTAAAGCTGGGGGATGCCGTCATCATTACGGACCAAGATCATCGAATACTTGATATTAATCGTTATTATGAACAGACGACGGGATATACAAGGGACAGCATAATCGGTTTCAAAGCTGGTTTTTTAAAGTCAGGTATAACACCAGCAACTACCTACACATCTTTGAAAAACGAATTAAGGAACGGGAATCCCTGGTCAGGGGTATTGACCAATCGGAAGAAATCAGGTGACGTATGGCATTCCTCGATAACGATCACACCTGTTCAAGTGAAAAACAAGTCTTATTTCGTCGGGGTTTTTCGAGAATTGGAACAATTGAAGTAA